The following coding sequences are from one Streptomyces sp. V3I7 window:
- the nadC gene encoding carboxylating nicotinate-nucleotide diphosphorylase: MSTPDLPLADTGGCGDGCACGADAEDAYMECGLDPALAELLADAGLDPLEVEDIANVAVQEDLAGGVDVTTVATIPEDAVATADFTAREAGVVAGLRVAEAVLSVVCTDEFEVERHVEDGDRVEAGQKLLSVTTRTRDLLTAERSALNILGRLSGIATATRAWADVLEGTDADVRDTRKTTPGLRSLEKYAVRCGGGVNHRMSLSDAALVKDNHVLAAGGVEQAFKAVREAFPDLPVEVEVDTLHQLREAVDAGADLILLDNFTPGECEEAVAIVHGRAQLEASGRLTLDNARAYAETGVDFLAVGALTHSAPVLDIGLDLREAE, encoded by the coding sequence GTGAGCACCCCCGACCTTCCCCTTGCCGACACCGGTGGCTGCGGCGACGGCTGCGCCTGCGGCGCGGACGCCGAGGACGCGTACATGGAGTGCGGGCTCGACCCCGCGCTCGCCGAGCTCCTGGCCGACGCCGGACTCGACCCCCTGGAGGTCGAGGACATCGCCAACGTCGCCGTCCAGGAGGACCTCGCGGGCGGTGTGGACGTGACGACCGTCGCGACCATCCCCGAGGACGCCGTGGCCACCGCCGACTTCACCGCGCGCGAGGCGGGCGTCGTCGCGGGCCTGCGCGTCGCCGAGGCCGTGCTCTCCGTGGTGTGCACCGACGAGTTCGAGGTCGAGCGGCACGTGGAGGACGGCGACCGGGTGGAGGCCGGCCAGAAGCTCCTGTCGGTCACCACGCGCACCCGCGACCTGCTGACCGCCGAGCGCAGCGCCCTCAACATCCTGGGCCGCCTGTCCGGCATCGCGACGGCCACGCGCGCGTGGGCCGACGTGCTGGAGGGCACCGACGCCGACGTGCGCGACACCCGCAAGACGACGCCGGGCCTCAGGTCTCTGGAGAAGTACGCCGTGCGCTGCGGCGGCGGCGTCAACCACCGCATGTCCCTGTCGGACGCGGCTCTGGTGAAGGACAACCACGTGCTCGCAGCGGGCGGCGTCGAGCAGGCCTTCAAGGCCGTCCGTGAGGCCTTCCCGGACCTGCCCGTCGAGGTCGAGGTCGACACCCTGCACCAGCTGCGCGAGGCCGTCGACGCCGGCGCCGACCTGATCCTGCTGGACAACTTCACGCCCGGCGAGTGCGAGGAGGCCGTGGCCATCGTCCACGGGCGCGCCCAGCTGGAGGCCTCCGGCCGGCTCACGCTCGACAACGCGCGCGCGTACGCGGAGACCGGCGTCGACTTCCTGGCCGTCGGCGCCCTCACCCACTCCGCCCCGGTCCTGGACATCGGCCTGGACCTGCGCGAGGCGGAGTAA
- a CDS encoding type III pantothenate kinase → MLLTIDVGNTHTVLGLFDGDTIVEHWRISTDARRTADELAVLLQGLMGMHPLLGEELGDGIDGIAICATVPSVLHELREVTRRYYGDVPAVLVEPGVKTGVPILTDNPKEVGADRIINAVAAVELYGGPAIVVDFGTATTFDAVSARGEYVGGVIAPGIEISVDALGVKGAQLRKIEMARPRSVIGKNTVEAMQAGIVYGFAGQVDGVVNRMARELADDPDDVTVIATGGLAPIVLSESSVIDEHEPWLTLIGLRLVYERNVARA, encoded by the coding sequence ATGCTCCTGACGATCGACGTAGGCAACACGCACACCGTCCTCGGCCTGTTCGACGGCGACACCATCGTCGAGCACTGGCGCATCTCCACGGACGCCCGCCGCACGGCCGACGAACTGGCCGTCCTGCTCCAGGGCCTGATGGGCATGCACCCGCTGCTCGGCGAGGAGCTCGGCGACGGCATCGACGGGATCGCGATCTGCGCGACCGTGCCCTCGGTCCTCCACGAGCTGCGCGAGGTGACGCGGCGGTACTACGGGGACGTCCCCGCGGTGCTGGTGGAGCCCGGCGTGAAGACGGGCGTGCCGATCCTGACGGACAACCCCAAGGAGGTCGGCGCCGACCGCATCATCAACGCGGTGGCGGCCGTCGAGCTGTACGGGGGCCCGGCGATCGTCGTCGACTTCGGTACGGCGACGACCTTCGACGCGGTGTCCGCGCGCGGGGAGTATGTCGGCGGCGTCATCGCGCCGGGCATCGAGATCTCGGTCGACGCCCTCGGCGTCAAGGGCGCGCAGCTGCGGAAGATCGAGATGGCCCGCCCGCGCAGCGTGATCGGCAAGAACACGGTCGAGGCGATGCAGGCGGGCATCGTGTACGGCTTCGCCGGACAGGTCGACGGGGTCGTGAACCGGATGGCCCGCGAGCTGGCCGACGACCCGGACGACGTGACGGTGATCGCCACGGGCGGGCTCGCGCCGATAGTGCTGAGCGAGTCGTCGGTCATCGACGAGCACGAGCCGTGGCTGACCCTGATCGGCCTGCGCCTGGTGTACGAGCGGAACGTCGCCCGCGCGTGA
- a CDS encoding BlaI/MecI/CopY family transcriptional regulator — protein MTVREVLEDLQRERSIAYTTVMTVLDNLHQKGWVRREAEGRAYRYEAVSTRAAYAAALMNEAWSQSDNAAAALVAFFGMMSDEQRQALRAAMRIVQVPETLEGEEENPAAPQDDDGR, from the coding sequence GTGACCGTTCGGGAAGTCCTGGAAGACCTTCAGCGGGAGCGGTCCATCGCGTACACCACGGTGATGACCGTTTTGGACAATCTCCATCAGAAGGGCTGGGTGCGCCGCGAGGCGGAAGGGCGCGCCTATCGATATGAGGCCGTCTCCACGCGTGCCGCGTACGCCGCGGCCCTCATGAACGAGGCCTGGTCGCAGAGCGACAACGCGGCCGCCGCACTCGTCGCGTTCTTCGGGATGATGAGCGACGAACAGCGCCAGGCGCTGAGAGCCGCCATGCGTATCGTCCAGGTCCCGGAAACCCTGGAAGGCGAAGAGGAGAACCCCGCCGCCCCACAGGACGACGACGGGCGATAG
- a CDS encoding amino-acid N-acetyltransferase, with protein MSAERREVTAKAVTVRRARTSDVPAVRDLLDSYAREHILLDKATVTLYEDIQEFWVAERDDNAEVVGCGALHVMWEDLAEVRTLAVKPGLKGSGVGHRLLEKLLHTARWLGVRRVFCLTFEVDFFTKHGFVEIGETPVDTDVYAELLRSYDEGVAEFLGLERVKPNTLGNSRMLLHL; from the coding sequence ATGTCAGCAGAGCGCCGCGAAGTCACCGCAAAAGCCGTCACCGTCCGGCGGGCCCGGACCAGCGATGTCCCGGCCGTGCGCGACCTCCTTGACTCCTACGCGCGCGAGCACATCCTGCTCGACAAAGCGACCGTGACCCTTTACGAGGACATCCAGGAGTTCTGGGTCGCGGAACGCGACGACAACGCCGAGGTCGTCGGCTGCGGGGCACTGCACGTCATGTGGGAAGACCTCGCGGAAGTGCGCACGCTCGCGGTGAAGCCGGGCCTGAAGGGCTCCGGTGTCGGTCACCGCCTGCTGGAGAAGTTGCTGCACACCGCCCGCTGGCTCGGTGTGCGGCGCGTTTTCTGTCTCACCTTCGAAGTGGACTTCTTCACGAAGCACGGCTTCGTGGAGATCGGCGAGACGCCGGTGGACACCGATGTCTACGCCGAGCTCTTGCGTTCCTATGACGAGGGCGTCGCGGAGTTCCTCGGTCTCGAACGAGTGAAACCGAACACCTTGGGCAACAGCCGGATGCTTCTGCATCTGTGA
- a CDS encoding Lsr2 family protein — MAQKVQVLLVDDLDGGEADETVTFALDGKTYEIDLTTTNADKLRGLLEPYVKGGRRTGGRASGGRGKARAASGSSQDTAQIRAWAKENGYEVNDRGRVPASIREAYEKANG; from the coding sequence GTGGCACAGAAGGTTCAGGTCCTTCTTGTCGACGACCTCGACGGCGGCGAGGCCGACGAGACCGTTACGTTCGCGCTGGACGGCAAGACGTACGAGATCGATCTCACGACCACCAATGCGGACAAGCTGCGGGGACTTCTCGAGCCGTATGTGAAGGGTGGCCGTCGTACGGGAGGCCGCGCTTCCGGTGGACGTGGAAAGGCGCGTGCGGCTTCCGGTAGCAGCCAGGACACCGCGCAGATCCGCGCCTGGGCGAAGGAGAACGGTTACGAGGTCAACGACCGCGGCCGTGTCCCCGCCAGCATCCGTGAGGCCTACGAGAAGGCCAACGGCTGA